The nucleotide sequence GGAGCTTTCGATCGATGGCCCGGCCGGGCCCGGGGCACTGCGCATTTTGGTGATCCGTCGACGTTCGGAGTCTGACTCGGTCACCCCGGGGCTGCTCTGGGTGCATGGAGGCGGCTACGTGCTGGGTACCGCCGACCAGGATTCGCTGCAGGTCCAGCAGTTGGTGCACGAGGTGGGTTGCACCGGCGTGGTCGTCGACTACCGATTGGCCCCGGAGACGCCCCATCCCGGTCCGGTCGAGGACTGCTATGCGGCGCTCAGGTGGTTGTTCGCCAATGCCGACGCACTGGGGGTGGACGCGCGGCGGATTGCGGTGGCCGGCGGGAGTGCCGGCGGTGGGCTGGCTGCCGGCCTGTGCCTGCTGGCCAGGGATCGGGCCGAGGTGGCGGTCGCCTTCCAACTGCTGATCTATCCGATGCTCGATGACCGCACCGTCATCCACGACGACCCGCACCCATTTGCGGGTGAATTCGTGTGGACGGCGGATTCGAACCGATTCGGTTGGGCGGCCTTGCTCGGGCAGGAACCGGGAGGTCCGGGGGTGTCGCCCTATGCTTCCCCGGCCAGGGCGGAGACGCTGGCCGGGCTCCCGCCGACCTACCTCGACGTGGGTACCCTCGACCTGTTCTTCGAGGAAGACCTGGAATACGCGCGCAGGTTGGTCCGGGCGGGCGTCCCGGTCGAGTTGCACGTCTATCCGGGCGCGTTCCACGGATATCAGCAGGCGCCGGCCTCTGATGCCGCCGGGACGCACCAGCGCAACGTGGTGTCCGCCCTGCGGCGGGGGCTGTCGGCGGTCTGAGGGTCGGCCCCGACGATAGGGTCGGCGCACAGCGGTCGCTCGCGGCCCGTGGAGGAGGGAAGCCGCCGATGGCGATGACGCACGCACGACCAGGAGTGCCTGCCGTCGCGCGACCTTTCCCGGCTCGGACGCGCTGAATGGCAGATCGACGTGATCTACCGATCCAGAGCACGATCAGGGACGTCGCTGCGCGCGCCCATGTGAGCGTCGGAACCGTCTCCAATGTCCTGAACCGACCGGCCAGTGTGGCACCGGGCACGCGACAGCAGGTCCTGGACGCCATGAAA is from Nakamurella sp. PAMC28650 and encodes:
- a CDS encoding alpha/beta hydrolase; protein product: MQSRHLVDPQLRDLLDAWPPLELTVESLPLVREQARQEYLRTVPAESPFPDVEVKELSIDGPAGPGALRILVIRRRSESDSVTPGLLWVHGGGYVLGTADQDSLQVQQLVHEVGCTGVVVDYRLAPETPHPGPVEDCYAALRWLFANADALGVDARRIAVAGGSAGGGLAAGLCLLARDRAEVAVAFQLLIYPMLDDRTVIHDDPHPFAGEFVWTADSNRFGWAALLGQEPGGPGVSPYASPARAETLAGLPPTYLDVGTLDLFFEEDLEYARRLVRAGVPVELHVYPGAFHGYQQAPASDAAGTHQRNVVSALRRGLSAV